One genomic segment of Helianthus annuus cultivar XRQ/B chromosome 14, HanXRQr2.0-SUNRISE, whole genome shotgun sequence includes these proteins:
- the LOC110908230 gene encoding kinesin-like protein KIN-6 isoform X15, giving the protein MEMKSPPPCPSSVTVRRNPPRRARPTPYSAAPPSQPPSSKTSSAIRSFPIEDILSINIPDKPEVSVSTEPSCSEKLKVFLRIRPIVTHKVGGSVKTGGQKNVWPQNPRKKDVSKVVGRKTVETCLKVNDEHSVTLCAPQSLTDVRRTKSEVYEGFSHVFCDESTQSEVYERMMNPLVEDFLKGKSGMLAAMGPSGSGKTHTVFGSTRQPGMVSLALRHIFSQKESGRSKSSRAFYLSMFEIYSERGKGEKIMDLSQEGGDLYMQQSNIKGLKEEVINDVQQAESLIASGMLKRSTAMTNSNIQSSRSQCIINIRCDLDNLDEDQSHTAILTIVDLAGAEREKRTGNQGARLLESNFINNTSMVFGLCLRSLLEHQKNPKKPLHKHFQNSMLTKYLRDFLEGKKRMALILTAKPGEEDYQDTSYLLRQASPFMNIKFESIEEQPLGNKRRTQTLPKAEQAKRMKLHSNEVCMDDEVKRSILHQPHKELIPEPDTVVENNSSSFEFPLIVNNKTNKDKSINRTITDLAKKARENQILSNFSRALWKVLKEYKNKLEASENENDVLRHSLTAEKERCTALEVELNLLKASCSCGKVPIAEENDEINSNAQVSSSHSIKMECTKNKPITTDTQDAASVPPLSDCSNIVDLENTVCNVSCSTHREETQDTSSVEVASTSLSSFKEHNNENIVLCEYVVFDKEDLIELGDTEFSNDIAVYDPLESGVSDLELPLHGDGGPLITKGDQRKHEEEELVAEDSSSNLIESEGFPKGDQRKHEEEELLAEDSSSDFSESEAFQTLQDNVTIDHEITPVQVISKCSRLEHSEERSKEQNVEISSPAVVLDKQELQETEERVTDGEITESAVCDSELHVHGQHEEDVSIPDDLEKFEDHSNKKIEVSSPNIVCDKQDFKEVKKTNANGEVAVAEEVSTSPEEVQKEPHEKEVNVLISSSDLEGSKSISNTQLIDSTEAQDSHSVLPEEVISSRCCTDSKLLEVPSVHPSKPLTAVKPKRRLRPASSVMLKNINILEFDDSATMPKQHRHGKRDENEDGRKRTQGSNALLRILKQNLHH; this is encoded by the exons ATGGAGATGAAGAGTCCACCACCGTGCCCTAGCTCCGTTACCGTCCGTCGTAACCCTCCCCGTCGAGCCAGACCGACACCATACTCCGCCGCACCTCCATCCCAACCTCCGTCATCCAAAACCTCTTCAGCTATACGCTCTTTCCCCATCGAAGACATCCTCTCGATCAACATCCCCGATAAACCTGAGGTTTCGGTTTCCACCGAACCTTCATGTTCCGAGAAACTCAAGGTTTTTCTTCGGATTAGACCTATCGTAACTCACAAAGTTGGAGGATCGGTTAAAACTGGAGGTCAGAAGAATGTTTGGCCTCAAAACCCTAGAAAAAAGGATGTATCGAAGGTTGTGGGGAGGAAGACTGTTGAGACGTGTTTGAAGGTAAATGATGAACACTCTGTCACGCTTTGTGCTCCACAGAgcttgacggatgttcgaaggacgaaatctgaggtttacgaagggttttcgcatgtgttttgtgatgaatcgactcag AGTGAAGTTTATGAGAGGATGATGAATCCACTGGTGGAGGACTTTTTAAAGGGAAAGAGTGGAATGCTTGCTGCTATGGGGCCTAGCGGATCTGGTAAAACTCATACTGTTTTTGGAAGTACGAGACAGCCTGGTATGGTTTCTCTTGCTCTTCGCCACATATTTTCACAGAAGGAGAGCGGCAGATCCAAATCTTCAAG GGCTTTTTATCTATCAATGTTTGAAATATATTCAGAAAGAGGAAAAGGAGAAAAGATTATGGATTTATCACAAGAAGGAGGTGATTTATATATGCAGCAATCAAATATAAAAGGTCTCAAAGAG GAGGTCATTAATGATGTTCAACAGGCTGAATCTTTGATTGCAAGTGGAATGTTAAAGCGTTCTACCGCTATGACAAATTCCAATATTCAGTCGAG CCGTTCACAATGCATCATAAACATTCGTTGTGATCTTGATAACCTTGATGAAGATCAGTCCCACACTGCTATATTGACCATAGTTGATCTTGCGGGAGCTGAAAGAGAAAAAAGGACTGGAAATCAG GGAGCTAGATTGCTAGAAAGCAATTTTATCAACAACACGTCTATGGTTTTTGGATTATGTTTGAGG TCTTTATTAGAGCACCAAAAGAACCCCAAAAAACCTTTACACAagcattttcaaaattcaatg TTAACTAAATATTTGCGTGATTTCTTAGAAGGAAAGAAGAGGATGGCATTG ATTTTAACTGCGAAACCAGGTGAAGAGGACTATCAAGATACATCTTATTTACTCAGACAAGCTTCACCGTTTATGAACATAAA GTTTGAGAGTATTGAAGAACAACCATTAGGCAATAAAAGACGGACTCAAACATTGCCAAAAGCAGAACAAGCTAAAAGAATGAAGCTCCATAGTAATGAAGTCTGCATG GATGATGAAGTGAAGAGGAGTATTCTTCATCAGCCACATAAAG AGCTTATTCCAGAACCAGACACAGTAGTTGAAAACAACAGTTCATCATTTGAGTTTCCTTTGATCGTTAATAATAAAACAAACAAGGACAAATCCATCAACAGAACTATTACTGATCTAGCTAAGAAAGCTAGAGAGAATCAGATTCTTTCAAATTTCTCTAGAGCCTTGTGGAAAGTTTTGAAAGAATACAAGAACAAGTTAGAG GCTAGTGAAAATGAAAATGATGTTTTAAGACACAGCCTTACTGCTGAAAAAGAACGGTGTACTGCACTAGAAGTTGAACTGAATCTCTTGAAAGCTTCATGCTCATGTGGAAAGGTTCCCATAGCTGAAGAAAACGATGAAATTAAT TCAAATGCACAAGTATCTTCTTCACATTCTATCAAAATGGAATGCACTAAGAATAAACCGATAACTACTGATACTCAGGACGCTGCATCTGTTCCACCACTTTCTGATTGTTCGAATATAGTCGACTTAGAAAACACGGTTTGTAAT GTGTCTTGTTCAACTCACCGTGAAGAAACTCAGGATACAAGCTCTGTTGAAGTAGCATCGACATCGTTGAGTAGTTTCAAAGAACATAACAAT GAAAATATTGTCCTCTGTGAATATGTTGTCTTTGATAAAGAAGATTTGATAGAACTTGGAGACACAGAGTTCAGCAATGACATAGCAG TTTATGATCCTTTAGAGTCAGGTGTTAGTGATTTAGAGTTACCTTTACATGGAGATGGCGGTCCTCTTATAACCAAGGGAGACCAAAGGAAGCATGAGGAAGAAGAG TTAGTTGCAGAAGATTCATCTTCGAATCTCATTGAATCAGAGGGTTTTCCGAAGGGAGACCAAAGGAAGCACGAGGAAGAAGAG CTACTTGCAGAAGATTCATCTTCTGATTTCAGTGAGTCAGAGGCTTTTCAGACGTTGCAAGACAAT GTTACTATTGATCATGAAATAACTCCGGTTCAAGTAATATCGAAATGCAGTCGTCTTGAACATTCTGAGGAACGGAGTAAAGAG CAGAATGTTGAGATCTCAAGTCCAGCTGTTGTGCTTGATAAACAAGAATTGCAGGAAACTGAAGAAAGGGTGACTGATGGAGAAATAACAG AGTCAGCTGTTTGTGATTCAGAGTTACATGTACATGGGCAGCATGAGGAAGATGTTTCAATACCCGATGATCTTGAAAAGTTCGAAGACCACAGTAACAAA AAAATTGAAGTTTCTAGTCCAAATattgtttgtgataaacaagatttcaaggaagttaaaaaaacaaatgctAACGGAGAAGTGGCAG TTGCAGAAGAAGTTTCCACCTCTCCGGAGGAAGTACAAAAAGAACCGCATGAAAAAGAG GTAAATGTCCTAATATCTTCATCAGACCTGGAGGGATCAAAGTCCATCAGTAACACGCAATTAATTGATTCCACC
- the LOC110908230 gene encoding kinesin-like protein KIN-6 isoform X12, with the protein MEMKSPPPCPSSVTVRRNPPRRARPTPYSAAPPSQPPSSKTSSAIRSFPIEDILSINIPDKPEVSVSTEPSCSEKLKVFLRIRPIVTHKVGGSVKTGGQKNVWPQNPRKKDVSKVVGRKTVETCLKVNDEHSVTLCAPQSLTDVRRTKSEVYEGFSHVFCDESTQSEVYERMMNPLVEDFLKGKSGMLAAMGPSGSGKTHTVFGSTRQPGMVSLALRHIFSQKESGRSKSSRAFYLSMFEIYSERGKGEKIMDLSQEGGDLYMQQSNIKGLKEEVINDVQQAESLIASGMLKRSTAMTNSNIQSSRSQCIINIRCDLDNLDEDQSHTAILTIVDLAGAEREKRTGNQGARLLESNFINNTSMVFGLCLRSLLEHQKNPKKPLHKHFQNSMLTKYLRDFLEGKKRMALILTAKPGEEDYQDTSYLLRQASPFMNIKFESIEEQPLGNKRRTQTLPKAEQAKRMKLHSNEVCMDDEVKRSILHQPHKELIPEPDTVVENNSSSFEFPLIVNNKTNKDKSINRTITDLAKKARENQILSNFSRALWKVLKEYKNKLEASENENDVLRHSLTAEKERCTALEVELNLLKASCSCGKVPIAEENDEINSNAQVSSSHSIKMECTKNKPITTDTQDAASVPPLSDCSNIVDLENTVCNLQVDAQVSCSTHREETQDTSSVEVASTSLSSFKEHNNENIVLCEYVVFDKEDLIELGDTEFSNDIAESGVSDLELPLHGDGGPLITKGDQRKHEEEELVAEDSSSNLIESEGFPKGDQRKHEEEELLAEDSSSDFSESEAFQTLQDNVTIDHEITPVQVISKCSRLEHSEERSKEQNVEISSPAVVLDKQELQETEERVTDGEITESAVCDSELHVHGQHEEDVSIPDDLEKFEDHSNKKIEVSSPNIVCDKQDFKEVKKTNANGEVAVAEEVSTSPEEVQKEPHEKEVNVLISSSDLEGSKSISNTQLIDSTEAQDSHSVLPEEVISSRCCTDSKLLEVPSVHPSKPLTAVKPKRRLRPASSVMLKNINILEFDDSATMPKQHRHGKRDENEDGRKRTQGSNALLRILKQNLHH; encoded by the exons ATGGAGATGAAGAGTCCACCACCGTGCCCTAGCTCCGTTACCGTCCGTCGTAACCCTCCCCGTCGAGCCAGACCGACACCATACTCCGCCGCACCTCCATCCCAACCTCCGTCATCCAAAACCTCTTCAGCTATACGCTCTTTCCCCATCGAAGACATCCTCTCGATCAACATCCCCGATAAACCTGAGGTTTCGGTTTCCACCGAACCTTCATGTTCCGAGAAACTCAAGGTTTTTCTTCGGATTAGACCTATCGTAACTCACAAAGTTGGAGGATCGGTTAAAACTGGAGGTCAGAAGAATGTTTGGCCTCAAAACCCTAGAAAAAAGGATGTATCGAAGGTTGTGGGGAGGAAGACTGTTGAGACGTGTTTGAAGGTAAATGATGAACACTCTGTCACGCTTTGTGCTCCACAGAgcttgacggatgttcgaaggacgaaatctgaggtttacgaagggttttcgcatgtgttttgtgatgaatcgactcag AGTGAAGTTTATGAGAGGATGATGAATCCACTGGTGGAGGACTTTTTAAAGGGAAAGAGTGGAATGCTTGCTGCTATGGGGCCTAGCGGATCTGGTAAAACTCATACTGTTTTTGGAAGTACGAGACAGCCTGGTATGGTTTCTCTTGCTCTTCGCCACATATTTTCACAGAAGGAGAGCGGCAGATCCAAATCTTCAAG GGCTTTTTATCTATCAATGTTTGAAATATATTCAGAAAGAGGAAAAGGAGAAAAGATTATGGATTTATCACAAGAAGGAGGTGATTTATATATGCAGCAATCAAATATAAAAGGTCTCAAAGAG GAGGTCATTAATGATGTTCAACAGGCTGAATCTTTGATTGCAAGTGGAATGTTAAAGCGTTCTACCGCTATGACAAATTCCAATATTCAGTCGAG CCGTTCACAATGCATCATAAACATTCGTTGTGATCTTGATAACCTTGATGAAGATCAGTCCCACACTGCTATATTGACCATAGTTGATCTTGCGGGAGCTGAAAGAGAAAAAAGGACTGGAAATCAG GGAGCTAGATTGCTAGAAAGCAATTTTATCAACAACACGTCTATGGTTTTTGGATTATGTTTGAGG TCTTTATTAGAGCACCAAAAGAACCCCAAAAAACCTTTACACAagcattttcaaaattcaatg TTAACTAAATATTTGCGTGATTTCTTAGAAGGAAAGAAGAGGATGGCATTG ATTTTAACTGCGAAACCAGGTGAAGAGGACTATCAAGATACATCTTATTTACTCAGACAAGCTTCACCGTTTATGAACATAAA GTTTGAGAGTATTGAAGAACAACCATTAGGCAATAAAAGACGGACTCAAACATTGCCAAAAGCAGAACAAGCTAAAAGAATGAAGCTCCATAGTAATGAAGTCTGCATG GATGATGAAGTGAAGAGGAGTATTCTTCATCAGCCACATAAAG AGCTTATTCCAGAACCAGACACAGTAGTTGAAAACAACAGTTCATCATTTGAGTTTCCTTTGATCGTTAATAATAAAACAAACAAGGACAAATCCATCAACAGAACTATTACTGATCTAGCTAAGAAAGCTAGAGAGAATCAGATTCTTTCAAATTTCTCTAGAGCCTTGTGGAAAGTTTTGAAAGAATACAAGAACAAGTTAGAG GCTAGTGAAAATGAAAATGATGTTTTAAGACACAGCCTTACTGCTGAAAAAGAACGGTGTACTGCACTAGAAGTTGAACTGAATCTCTTGAAAGCTTCATGCTCATGTGGAAAGGTTCCCATAGCTGAAGAAAACGATGAAATTAAT TCAAATGCACAAGTATCTTCTTCACATTCTATCAAAATGGAATGCACTAAGAATAAACCGATAACTACTGATACTCAGGACGCTGCATCTGTTCCACCACTTTCTGATTGTTCGAATATAGTCGACTTAGAAAACACGGTTTGTAAT cTTCAGGTTGATGCACAAGTGTCTTGTTCAACTCACCGTGAAGAAACTCAGGATACAAGCTCTGTTGAAGTAGCATCGACATCGTTGAGTAGTTTCAAAGAACATAACAAT GAAAATATTGTCCTCTGTGAATATGTTGTCTTTGATAAAGAAGATTTGATAGAACTTGGAGACACAGAGTTCAGCAATGACATAGCAG AGTCAGGTGTTAGTGATTTAGAGTTACCTTTACATGGAGATGGCGGTCCTCTTATAACCAAGGGAGACCAAAGGAAGCATGAGGAAGAAGAG TTAGTTGCAGAAGATTCATCTTCGAATCTCATTGAATCAGAGGGTTTTCCGAAGGGAGACCAAAGGAAGCACGAGGAAGAAGAG CTACTTGCAGAAGATTCATCTTCTGATTTCAGTGAGTCAGAGGCTTTTCAGACGTTGCAAGACAAT GTTACTATTGATCATGAAATAACTCCGGTTCAAGTAATATCGAAATGCAGTCGTCTTGAACATTCTGAGGAACGGAGTAAAGAG CAGAATGTTGAGATCTCAAGTCCAGCTGTTGTGCTTGATAAACAAGAATTGCAGGAAACTGAAGAAAGGGTGACTGATGGAGAAATAACAG AGTCAGCTGTTTGTGATTCAGAGTTACATGTACATGGGCAGCATGAGGAAGATGTTTCAATACCCGATGATCTTGAAAAGTTCGAAGACCACAGTAACAAA AAAATTGAAGTTTCTAGTCCAAATattgtttgtgataaacaagatttcaaggaagttaaaaaaacaaatgctAACGGAGAAGTGGCAG TTGCAGAAGAAGTTTCCACCTCTCCGGAGGAAGTACAAAAAGAACCGCATGAAAAAGAG GTAAATGTCCTAATATCTTCATCAGACCTGGAGGGATCAAAGTCCATCAGTAACACGCAATTAATTGATTCCACC
- the LOC110908230 gene encoding kinesin-like protein KIN-6 isoform X9 — MEMKSPPPCPSSVTVRRNPPRRARPTPYSAAPPSQPPSSKTSSAIRSFPIEDILSINIPDKPEVSVSTEPSCSEKLKVFLRIRPIVTHKVGGSVKTGGQKNVWPQNPRKKDVSKVVGRKTVETCLKVNDEHSVTLCAPQSLTDVRRTKSEVYEGFSHVFCDESTQSEVYERMMNPLVEDFLKGKSGMLAAMGPSGSGKTHTVFGSTRQPGMVSLALRHIFSQKESGRSKSSRAFYLSMFEIYSERGKGEKIMDLSQEGGDLYMQQSNIKGLKEEVINDVQQAESLIASGMLKRSTAMTNSNIQSSRSQCIINIRCDLDNLDEDQSHTAILTIVDLAGAEREKRTGNQGARLLESNFINNTSMVFGLCLRSLLEHQKNPKKPLHKHFQNSMLTKYLRDFLEGKKRMALILTAKPGEEDYQDTSYLLRQASPFMNIKFESIEEQPLGNKRRTQTLPKAEQAKRMKLHSNEVCMDDEVKRSILHQPHKELIPEPDTVVENNSSSFEFPLIVNNKTNKDKSINRTITDLAKKARENQILSNFSRALWKVLKEYKNKLEASENENDVLRHSLTAEKERCTALEVELNLLKASCSCGKVPIAEENDEINSNAQVSSSHSIKMECTKNKPITTDTQDAASVPPLSDCSNIVDLENTVCNLQVDAQVSCSTHREETQDTSSVEVASTSLSSFKEHNNEENIVLCEYVVFDKEDLIELGDTEFSNDIAVYDPLESGVSDLELPLHGDGGPLITKGDQRKHEEEELVAEDSSSNLIESEGFPKGDQRKHEEEELLAEDSSSDFSESEAFQTLQDNVTIDHEITPVQVISKCSRLEHSEERSKENVEISSPAVVLDKQELQETEERVTDGEITESAVCDSELHVHGQHEEDVSIPDDLEKFEDHSNKKIEVSSPNIVCDKQDFKEVKKTNANGEVAEEVSTSPEEVQKEPHEKEVNVLISSSDLEGSKSISNTQLIDSTEAQDSHSVLPEEVISSRCCTDSKLLEVPSVHPSKPLTAVKPKRRLRPASSVMLKNINILEFDDSATMPKQHRHGKRDENEDGRKRTQGSNALLRILKQNLHH, encoded by the exons ATGGAGATGAAGAGTCCACCACCGTGCCCTAGCTCCGTTACCGTCCGTCGTAACCCTCCCCGTCGAGCCAGACCGACACCATACTCCGCCGCACCTCCATCCCAACCTCCGTCATCCAAAACCTCTTCAGCTATACGCTCTTTCCCCATCGAAGACATCCTCTCGATCAACATCCCCGATAAACCTGAGGTTTCGGTTTCCACCGAACCTTCATGTTCCGAGAAACTCAAGGTTTTTCTTCGGATTAGACCTATCGTAACTCACAAAGTTGGAGGATCGGTTAAAACTGGAGGTCAGAAGAATGTTTGGCCTCAAAACCCTAGAAAAAAGGATGTATCGAAGGTTGTGGGGAGGAAGACTGTTGAGACGTGTTTGAAGGTAAATGATGAACACTCTGTCACGCTTTGTGCTCCACAGAgcttgacggatgttcgaaggacgaaatctgaggtttacgaagggttttcgcatgtgttttgtgatgaatcgactcag AGTGAAGTTTATGAGAGGATGATGAATCCACTGGTGGAGGACTTTTTAAAGGGAAAGAGTGGAATGCTTGCTGCTATGGGGCCTAGCGGATCTGGTAAAACTCATACTGTTTTTGGAAGTACGAGACAGCCTGGTATGGTTTCTCTTGCTCTTCGCCACATATTTTCACAGAAGGAGAGCGGCAGATCCAAATCTTCAAG GGCTTTTTATCTATCAATGTTTGAAATATATTCAGAAAGAGGAAAAGGAGAAAAGATTATGGATTTATCACAAGAAGGAGGTGATTTATATATGCAGCAATCAAATATAAAAGGTCTCAAAGAG GAGGTCATTAATGATGTTCAACAGGCTGAATCTTTGATTGCAAGTGGAATGTTAAAGCGTTCTACCGCTATGACAAATTCCAATATTCAGTCGAG CCGTTCACAATGCATCATAAACATTCGTTGTGATCTTGATAACCTTGATGAAGATCAGTCCCACACTGCTATATTGACCATAGTTGATCTTGCGGGAGCTGAAAGAGAAAAAAGGACTGGAAATCAG GGAGCTAGATTGCTAGAAAGCAATTTTATCAACAACACGTCTATGGTTTTTGGATTATGTTTGAGG TCTTTATTAGAGCACCAAAAGAACCCCAAAAAACCTTTACACAagcattttcaaaattcaatg TTAACTAAATATTTGCGTGATTTCTTAGAAGGAAAGAAGAGGATGGCATTG ATTTTAACTGCGAAACCAGGTGAAGAGGACTATCAAGATACATCTTATTTACTCAGACAAGCTTCACCGTTTATGAACATAAA GTTTGAGAGTATTGAAGAACAACCATTAGGCAATAAAAGACGGACTCAAACATTGCCAAAAGCAGAACAAGCTAAAAGAATGAAGCTCCATAGTAATGAAGTCTGCATG GATGATGAAGTGAAGAGGAGTATTCTTCATCAGCCACATAAAG AGCTTATTCCAGAACCAGACACAGTAGTTGAAAACAACAGTTCATCATTTGAGTTTCCTTTGATCGTTAATAATAAAACAAACAAGGACAAATCCATCAACAGAACTATTACTGATCTAGCTAAGAAAGCTAGAGAGAATCAGATTCTTTCAAATTTCTCTAGAGCCTTGTGGAAAGTTTTGAAAGAATACAAGAACAAGTTAGAG GCTAGTGAAAATGAAAATGATGTTTTAAGACACAGCCTTACTGCTGAAAAAGAACGGTGTACTGCACTAGAAGTTGAACTGAATCTCTTGAAAGCTTCATGCTCATGTGGAAAGGTTCCCATAGCTGAAGAAAACGATGAAATTAAT TCAAATGCACAAGTATCTTCTTCACATTCTATCAAAATGGAATGCACTAAGAATAAACCGATAACTACTGATACTCAGGACGCTGCATCTGTTCCACCACTTTCTGATTGTTCGAATATAGTCGACTTAGAAAACACGGTTTGTAAT cTTCAGGTTGATGCACAAGTGTCTTGTTCAACTCACCGTGAAGAAACTCAGGATACAAGCTCTGTTGAAGTAGCATCGACATCGTTGAGTAGTTTCAAAGAACATAACAATGAG GAAAATATTGTCCTCTGTGAATATGTTGTCTTTGATAAAGAAGATTTGATAGAACTTGGAGACACAGAGTTCAGCAATGACATAGCAG TTTATGATCCTTTAGAGTCAGGTGTTAGTGATTTAGAGTTACCTTTACATGGAGATGGCGGTCCTCTTATAACCAAGGGAGACCAAAGGAAGCATGAGGAAGAAGAG TTAGTTGCAGAAGATTCATCTTCGAATCTCATTGAATCAGAGGGTTTTCCGAAGGGAGACCAAAGGAAGCACGAGGAAGAAGAG CTACTTGCAGAAGATTCATCTTCTGATTTCAGTGAGTCAGAGGCTTTTCAGACGTTGCAAGACAAT GTTACTATTGATCATGAAATAACTCCGGTTCAAGTAATATCGAAATGCAGTCGTCTTGAACATTCTGAGGAACGGAGTAAAGAG AATGTTGAGATCTCAAGTCCAGCTGTTGTGCTTGATAAACAAGAATTGCAGGAAACTGAAGAAAGGGTGACTGATGGAGAAATAACAG AGTCAGCTGTTTGTGATTCAGAGTTACATGTACATGGGCAGCATGAGGAAGATGTTTCAATACCCGATGATCTTGAAAAGTTCGAAGACCACAGTAACAAA AAAATTGAAGTTTCTAGTCCAAATattgtttgtgataaacaagatttcaaggaagttaaaaaaacaaatgctAACGGAGAAGTGGCAG AAGAAGTTTCCACCTCTCCGGAGGAAGTACAAAAAGAACCGCATGAAAAAGAG GTAAATGTCCTAATATCTTCATCAGACCTGGAGGGATCAAAGTCCATCAGTAACACGCAATTAATTGATTCCACC